The following are encoded in a window of Candidatus Nanopelagicales bacterium genomic DNA:
- a CDS encoding Eco29kI family restriction endonuclease, which yields MSKPFNPLDIENLGASVAQALAVSEATPFAELDQFEGAGIYAVYYTGPFPSYALLSEANRESYDVPIYAGKAVPKGSRKGLLAAPQSRALCHRLRQHRRSIEMAENLELEDFGVRWLVVEQIWIPLGESLLINRSAPLWNALIDGFGNHDTGSGRHAGVRSRWDVLHPGRAWANNLQPRPETSEEIQADAQEYLTQRLD from the coding sequence ATGAGCAAGCCGTTCAACCCGCTCGACATCGAGAACCTGGGCGCCTCCGTGGCCCAAGCGCTCGCGGTATCAGAAGCGACGCCGTTCGCGGAACTGGACCAGTTCGAAGGTGCCGGGATCTATGCGGTCTACTACACGGGGCCGTTCCCCTCCTACGCGCTGCTCTCGGAGGCGAACCGGGAGAGCTACGACGTGCCGATCTACGCCGGAAAGGCCGTTCCAAAGGGCTCACGGAAAGGACTGCTCGCAGCGCCGCAGTCCAGGGCTCTGTGCCATCGTCTTCGCCAACATCGTCGGAGCATAGAGATGGCGGAGAACCTTGAGCTGGAGGACTTCGGTGTTCGGTGGCTGGTCGTGGAGCAGATCTGGATACCGCTGGGTGAATCACTCCTGATCAACCGTTCGGCTCCGCTGTGGAACGCGCTCATCGACGGCTTCGGTAACCACGACACGGGCAGCGGCAGGCATGCGGGGGTGCGTTCGCGCTGGGACGTTCTGCACCCTGGCCGCGCATGGGCCAACAATCTGCAACCGCGGCCCGAGACATCTGAGGAGATCCAAGCTGACGCCCAGGAGTACCTGACGCAGCGACTCGACTAG
- a CDS encoding very short patch repair endonuclease, whose amino-acid sequence MTQAASWASTPAVRSVMRGNRSRDTQPELALRSAVHALGLRYRVDKQPLPQLRRRADLVFTRAKVAVFLDGCFWHGCAEHHRPATLNSGFWARKVTDNIARDKGTDGHLVDAGWRVIRIWEHDDPQQAARRVAAAVRPTHDLVL is encoded by the coding sequence GTGACACAAGCGGCGAGTTGGGCGAGCACGCCAGCGGTTCGCTCCGTGATGCGGGGCAACCGGAGCAGGGATACCCAACCTGAACTGGCTCTCAGATCCGCCGTGCATGCGTTGGGTCTGCGATACCGAGTCGACAAGCAACCGCTGCCTCAGCTTCGTCGGCGGGCCGACCTTGTGTTCACGAGGGCGAAGGTCGCTGTGTTTCTGGACGGGTGTTTCTGGCATGGGTGCGCCGAACATCATCGACCAGCCACCCTGAATTCCGGGTTCTGGGCCCGCAAAGTCACCGACAACATCGCCAGGGACAAGGGCACCGACGGCCATCTCGTCGATGCCGGGTGGCGGGTCATTCGCATCTGGGAGCATGACGATCCGCAGCAGGCGGCACGTCGAGTGGCCGCTGCGGTGCGGCCGACACATGACCTAGTCCTGTGA
- a CDS encoding chloride channel protein produces the protein MVRRGGVLPSALIAVISLPCGYVVYRVVQAIVGWLWIEGPESWWDGRPPWIYMLALPVAAGALVYLARSRGGDGHNPLFGISMEPVSPRDYPSVLAAIVLSLAGGLVLGPEVAMVSTGSFLGGALGNAWSVPVKRGVMIGAAASLAALLVDPLFSGQLRIQGVYQFSAWDLPMAAGAGVATALLLVVVRLGAIGLLRFRGGDKPRIWQLMVGGLVVGAIAVGYQSASGQKVDLVLTSGETLIAPLVTLGSASLIAWTVLAKCAAYAVSLGSGFRGGPYFPAMFAGAGLGAAGAGALGLSAEPAAIAGVLAGITFLAHAKWSVSLALSLVIAFGLAGPAMVPVALIGGACGRLIPIPIPRPAEPETADAVGAASQD, from the coding sequence GTGGTGCGAAGAGGCGGTGTCCTACCCTCCGCGCTGATCGCGGTCATCAGCTTGCCTTGCGGGTACGTCGTCTACAGGGTCGTTCAGGCGATCGTGGGCTGGCTGTGGATCGAGGGCCCCGAGTCCTGGTGGGATGGGCGCCCGCCGTGGATCTACATGCTCGCTCTTCCGGTCGCTGCGGGCGCGCTGGTCTACCTGGCCAGGTCGCGCGGCGGGGATGGGCACAACCCGCTATTCGGGATCTCCATGGAGCCCGTGAGCCCGCGTGACTACCCGAGCGTTCTGGCGGCGATAGTGCTGTCCTTGGCGGGCGGGCTCGTGCTGGGTCCTGAGGTAGCCATGGTGTCAACCGGGTCATTCCTGGGTGGCGCCCTGGGAAATGCGTGGAGCGTGCCGGTCAAGCGAGGCGTGATGATCGGGGCGGCCGCGTCTCTTGCCGCGCTCCTAGTCGATCCGCTCTTCTCCGGCCAGCTGAGGATCCAGGGCGTCTACCAGTTCTCTGCCTGGGACCTGCCGATGGCGGCTGGAGCCGGAGTGGCGACTGCCCTTCTGCTCGTGGTCGTGAGGCTGGGGGCCATTGGGCTGCTGCGCTTCCGGGGCGGCGACAAGCCGCGGATTTGGCAGCTGATGGTGGGCGGTCTGGTCGTGGGTGCGATCGCGGTCGGCTACCAGTCGGCGAGCGGCCAGAAGGTGGACCTGGTGCTGACGAGTGGGGAGACTCTGATCGCGCCGCTCGTGACGCTCGGCTCGGCCAGCTTGATCGCTTGGACGGTCCTGGCCAAGTGCGCCGCGTACGCGGTGAGCCTTGGGTCTGGATTCCGTGGCGGACCTTACTTCCCCGCGATGTTCGCCGGGGCCGGTCTCGGTGCGGCAGGGGCAGGTGCCCTAGGCCTGTCTGCCGAGCCAGCGGCGATCGCGGGAGTTCTGGCCGGGATCACGTTCCTGGCTCACGCGAAATGGAGCGTGAGTCTGGCACTGTCCCTTGTCATCGCGTTTGGCCTCGCAGGACCTGCGATGGTGCCAGTCGCGTTGATTGGCGGTGCTTGCGGTCGCCTGATTCCGATTCCGATACCGAGACCGGCTGAGCCTGAGACGGCCGATGCCGTCGGTGCGGCTTCACAGGACTAG
- a CDS encoding type II CAAX endopeptidase family protein, producing the protein MIEAFLSSWGSAIPKVESGLPIWPVIAVLVLLVMINVAAHKALPGYYLFWTLGGSVVALALGKLDGSSWASMGLAPWTWLTGAIWGAIAVLSIFTVYAIGSRLPHTRGAFQDHDIANLSLPKLFWHSMVELPIGTVLFEEVAFRAVLWAMLARRYGVAWATLMSAVLFGLWHVLPSLDMHLRNDRLSRVGGGGLLAKITAVLISVVTTTIGGIVFCVLRMGSGSLIAPMGMHWATNGWGYLFARREAARSSSGS; encoded by the coding sequence GTGATCGAGGCCTTTCTCTCGTCCTGGGGTAGCGCGATCCCCAAGGTCGAGTCCGGGCTCCCGATCTGGCCTGTAATCGCCGTACTCGTTCTGCTGGTGATGATCAACGTGGCAGCGCACAAGGCGCTACCCGGCTACTACCTGTTCTGGACGCTCGGCGGATCGGTCGTGGCGCTGGCCCTCGGCAAGCTGGACGGCTCAAGTTGGGCCTCCATGGGTCTTGCGCCTTGGACGTGGCTCACCGGGGCGATATGGGGCGCGATCGCCGTGCTATCGATATTCACCGTCTACGCGATCGGTTCGCGCCTGCCCCACACACGCGGCGCATTCCAGGACCACGACATCGCGAATCTGTCGCTGCCGAAACTCTTCTGGCACTCAATGGTTGAGCTGCCCATCGGCACCGTGCTCTTCGAGGAGGTCGCATTCCGAGCGGTCCTTTGGGCGATGCTCGCGCGGCGGTACGGCGTCGCCTGGGCCACCCTGATGTCGGCCGTGCTCTTCGGTCTGTGGCACGTGCTGCCGTCCCTGGACATGCACCTGCGAAACGACCGGCTATCCCGAGTCGGTGGCGGTGGACTGCTGGCCAAGATCACAGCGGTGCTCATTTCCGTCGTCACGACGACGATCGGCGGGATCGTCTTCTGCGTCTTGCGGATGGGGTCCGGGTCGCTCATCGCCCCCATGGGCATGCACTGGGCAACGAACGGGTGGGGCTATCTGTTCGCGCGCCGGGAAGCGGCTCGATCAAGCTCCGGCAGCTAG
- a CDS encoding DUF3263 domain-containing protein — MIASAHRTGSADAELGVPPFRGLPDLDRRILEFERAWWRVGAVKEDAIREQFDFSTTRYYQTLNNLIDNPEALCADPVLVRRLRRLRASRNEARTSLHRRT, encoded by the coding sequence ATGATCGCAAGCGCACACCGGACCGGCTCGGCCGACGCGGAACTGGGGGTACCGCCCTTTAGGGGACTGCCTGACCTTGACAGAAGGATCCTGGAGTTCGAGCGGGCTTGGTGGCGCGTCGGCGCGGTCAAGGAAGATGCGATTCGAGAGCAGTTCGACTTCTCGACAACGCGCTACTACCAGACGCTCAACAACCTGATCGACAACCCGGAGGCCCTGTGCGCCGATCCGGTACTCGTGAGGCGCCTGCGCCGACTCCGAGCCTCACGAAACGAGGCGCGGACCTCGCTGCACCGTCGGACGTAG
- a CDS encoding glucosyl-3-phosphoglycerate synthase has product MITQALTLYFRVCRRWERGMRRLEGNWFENRSSALADWDLDRLLETKGTARVDVILPALDEEDTVGPIVAAIMRDLVAPGRRLVDEVIVVDSGSTDATVDRASAAGARVVKTDSVLTDLPVERGKGEAMWRGLAATAGDLVVFLDADLRSFTSGYVVGLLGPLLADPSVHLVKAAYDRPLVLGDQRIADGGGRVTEVLARPLINALWPELGGVAQPLAGEFAARRSLLESLPFPCGYGVETGLLVDVFRAVGIDGIAQVDLGVRVHRHQDWAGLSGMAAEIIHAAMLRADPAGLMFEPGQGAALPGFVRTPEGLDRQDRPVQVLERPPLSSVPEYRGGRLRAPVSGLRPTVQRGPRLVS; this is encoded by the coding sequence ATGATCACCCAGGCCCTAACACTGTACTTCAGGGTTTGCCGGAGATGGGAGCGTGGGATGCGTCGGTTGGAGGGGAACTGGTTCGAGAATCGGTCCTCAGCCCTGGCGGATTGGGATCTGGACAGGTTGCTGGAGACCAAGGGAACCGCCCGGGTCGACGTGATTCTGCCTGCTCTGGATGAAGAGGACACCGTGGGCCCGATCGTGGCCGCGATCATGCGGGATCTCGTGGCACCCGGTCGCAGGCTCGTGGATGAAGTCATCGTTGTTGACTCGGGCAGCACCGATGCGACCGTGGATCGTGCCTCGGCGGCTGGCGCGAGAGTCGTGAAGACGGATTCCGTGCTGACGGACTTGCCGGTTGAGCGTGGCAAGGGCGAGGCTATGTGGCGGGGGCTGGCTGCGACGGCCGGTGACTTGGTCGTGTTCTTGGACGCGGATTTGCGGTCGTTCACGTCCGGGTACGTGGTTGGGCTGCTCGGGCCGCTGCTGGCGGACCCATCTGTCCACCTCGTCAAGGCCGCCTACGACCGGCCCTTGGTCCTTGGGGATCAGCGGATCGCCGACGGCGGGGGGCGCGTGACCGAGGTGCTTGCCAGGCCCTTGATCAACGCCCTTTGGCCTGAGCTCGGAGGTGTCGCGCAGCCTCTCGCCGGAGAGTTCGCGGCGAGGCGTTCCTTGCTGGAGTCGCTCCCGTTCCCGTGCGGCTATGGAGTGGAGACGGGTCTACTTGTTGACGTCTTCCGCGCGGTGGGGATTGATGGCATCGCGCAGGTGGACCTTGGTGTGCGCGTGCACCGCCACCAGGATTGGGCGGGTCTTTCCGGTATGGCCGCTGAGATCATCCATGCGGCGATGCTCAGAGCCGATCCGGCCGGGTTGATGTTTGAGCCTGGGCAGGGCGCGGCTCTGCCCGGATTCGTCAGGACACCGGAAGGGCTCGACAGGCAGGACCGGCCGGTTCAGGTGCTGGAGCGCCCACCGCTATCGTCCGTGCCGGAGTATCGCGGTGGTCGGCTGCGCGCGCCGGTCTCGGGGCTACGTCCGACGGTGCAGCGAGGTCCGCGCCTCGTTTCGTGA
- the thrC gene encoding threonine synthase, which produces MTANSPQNDLAAGQPDFGPATHLKCRECGARYDLGAAYACMECFGPLEAAYVFGEVTRASIEAGPNSLWRYSGLLPVAAYAGQEPNLQAGQTKLVRAHNLQRALGMTAPLWIKDDSGNPTHSFKDRVVSVAQSAARRLNLSTLACASTGNLANAVAAAAARAGQRSVVVIPADLEAGKTVTTAAYGGTLIGVRGTYDDVNRLCSELIGDPITDTWGFVNVNLRPYYAEGSKTLGYEVAEQLGWRLPDQIVIPVASGSLLTKVDKSWREFVSLGLVDEHEYRVFGAQADGCSPVAQAFAEGADAVRPVKPNTIAKSLAIGNPADGPYALDVARRTNGAIDSVSDPDLVDAIRLMARTEGIFGETAGGVTLAVFRKLLATGVANPDAETVLLNTGDGLKTLDAVAGVVGPTAVIDGSVEEAREVLARAADDRTA; this is translated from the coding sequence GTGACCGCCAACAGTCCCCAGAACGATCTGGCTGCGGGCCAGCCCGATTTCGGGCCGGCAACGCACCTGAAGTGCCGCGAGTGCGGCGCACGGTACGACCTCGGCGCGGCCTACGCATGCATGGAGTGCTTCGGCCCACTTGAAGCCGCGTATGTGTTCGGCGAGGTGACGAGGGCCTCCATCGAGGCGGGTCCGAACTCTCTGTGGCGCTACTCCGGACTACTCCCGGTCGCCGCGTACGCCGGGCAGGAGCCGAACCTGCAGGCCGGACAGACCAAACTCGTGCGAGCGCACAATCTTCAGCGAGCCCTGGGCATGACCGCTCCTTTGTGGATCAAGGACGACAGCGGCAACCCAACGCACTCGTTCAAGGACCGCGTCGTCTCCGTCGCCCAATCCGCCGCTCGTCGGCTGAACCTGTCAACGCTGGCGTGCGCGTCAACCGGGAACTTGGCCAACGCGGTGGCGGCGGCCGCTGCTCGCGCCGGGCAACGTTCCGTGGTCGTGATCCCAGCCGACCTTGAGGCCGGCAAGACCGTGACGACCGCTGCCTACGGCGGAACTTTGATAGGCGTGCGTGGCACCTACGACGACGTCAACCGGCTGTGCAGCGAACTGATCGGCGACCCGATTACCGACACGTGGGGCTTCGTCAACGTCAACTTGCGGCCCTACTACGCGGAGGGCTCCAAGACCCTCGGGTACGAGGTCGCCGAACAACTTGGATGGCGCCTGCCGGATCAGATCGTGATACCGGTGGCGTCAGGGTCGCTGCTGACGAAAGTCGACAAGTCCTGGCGAGAGTTCGTGTCACTCGGCCTAGTGGATGAGCACGAATACAGGGTGTTCGGGGCGCAGGCCGACGGGTGCTCCCCGGTGGCCCAGGCGTTCGCCGAGGGAGCTGATGCGGTCAGGCCCGTCAAGCCCAACACCATTGCCAAGTCACTGGCCATCGGAAACCCGGCTGACGGGCCCTACGCGCTCGACGTCGCCCGGCGGACAAACGGAGCCATAGACAGCGTCAGCGATCCGGATCTCGTTGACGCGATCCGGCTGATGGCGCGAACGGAGGGGATCTTCGGCGAGACCGCGGGCGGGGTAACTCTGGCCGTGTTCCGCAAGCTCCTGGCGACGGGAGTCGCCAACCCGGACGCGGAGACCGTGCTGCTGAACACTGGCGACGGGTTGAAGACCCTCGACGCGGTGGCAGGAGTCGTGGGACCGACCGCTGTCATCGACGGTTCCGTCGAGGAGGCCCGGGAAGTCCTAGCGCGCGCTGCTGACGACCGAACCGCCTGA
- a CDS encoding MoaD/ThiS family protein, whose amino-acid sequence MPVTVRVPTILRTYTGGAAEVTLESPGSTLATALQSLEEAAPGIRARVLDDTGAMRRFVNIYVNDEDVRFSGGLDTPLEDGYSIAVIPAVAGGAQ is encoded by the coding sequence ATGCCCGTTACCGTCCGAGTCCCGACGATTCTGCGCACCTACACCGGAGGGGCCGCCGAAGTCACCCTCGAATCCCCCGGATCGACTCTGGCTACCGCACTTCAGTCACTCGAGGAGGCCGCACCGGGCATCCGGGCGCGCGTGCTGGACGATACCGGAGCGATGCGCAGGTTCGTGAACATCTACGTCAACGACGAAGACGTCCGGTTCTCCGGTGGCCTTGACACCCCCCTTGAGGATGGCTACTCGATCGCCGTGATTCCGGCTGTAGCCGGCGGGGCTCAGTAG
- a CDS encoding DUF5709 domain-containing protein: MSRHGRSSERYDPAKDVVEEMYHEISEDLGTDGPEETFGHPDESVIGRLVEEDEGVRPDTTSEVLAFDSHDVSDLSAEEAAVHLVADEEEEAAADPTLTRAARRALEDY, encoded by the coding sequence ATGTCTAGGCACGGACGAAGTAGTGAGCGGTACGACCCAGCCAAGGACGTCGTTGAGGAGATGTACCACGAGATATCGGAAGACTTGGGCACTGACGGCCCCGAGGAGACATTCGGACATCCGGACGAGAGCGTCATCGGGCGGCTGGTGGAGGAGGACGAGGGTGTCCGCCCCGACACCACTTCGGAGGTTCTGGCCTTCGACAGCCACGACGTCAGCGACCTGTCTGCCGAGGAAGCCGCAGTGCATCTCGTCGCCGACGAGGAGGAAGAGGCGGCGGCGGACCCAACCCTGACCCGCGCGGCCCGCCGGGCGCTAGAGGACTACTGA
- the groL gene encoding chaperonin GroEL (60 kDa chaperone family; promotes refolding of misfolded polypeptides especially under stressful conditions; forms two stacked rings of heptamers to form a barrel-shaped 14mer; ends can be capped by GroES; misfolded proteins enter the barrel where they are refolded when GroES binds) translates to MSKIIAFDEEARRALERGMNTLADAVRVTLGPRGRNVVLEKKWGAPTITNDGVSIAKEIELEDPFEKIGAELVKEVAKKTDDVAGDGTTTATVLAQALVHEGLRNVAAGANPMALKRGIEQAVEAVSNQLLELAKEVETKEQIAATASISAADTEVGEIIAEAMDKVGKEGVITVEESNTFGLELELTEGMRFDKGYISPYFVTDTERMEAVLEDPYLLIVNSKISAVKDVLPILEKVMQSGKALVIIAEDVEGEALATLVVNKIRGTFKSVSVKAPGFGDRRKAMLQDLAILTGGQVISEEVGLKLETIDLDLLGRARKVVVTKDETTIVEGSGDADQIAGRVNQIRAEIDNSDSDYDKEKLQERLAKLAGGVAVIKAGAATEVELKERKHRIEDAVRNAKAAVEEGIVAGGGVSLIQASTAAFEKLELSGDEETGAALVKSAVTAPLRQIAVNAGLEGGVVVEKVRSLEPGWGLDASTGEYVDMIAAGIIDPAKVTRSALQNAASIAGLFLTTEAVVADKPEKQAPAMPGGDGGMGGMGGMDF, encoded by the coding sequence ATGTCGAAAATAATCGCGTTCGACGAGGAGGCCCGCCGGGCGCTCGAGCGGGGTATGAACACCCTGGCCGACGCCGTCAGGGTCACACTGGGCCCCAGAGGCCGCAACGTCGTACTTGAGAAGAAGTGGGGCGCTCCCACGATTACCAACGATGGAGTCTCCATCGCCAAGGAAATCGAACTGGAAGACCCCTTCGAGAAGATCGGCGCCGAGCTGGTCAAAGAGGTCGCGAAGAAGACCGATGACGTGGCCGGAGACGGCACGACAACGGCCACCGTGCTCGCTCAGGCACTCGTTCATGAGGGTCTGCGCAACGTAGCTGCTGGGGCGAACCCAATGGCGCTCAAGCGCGGAATCGAGCAGGCCGTCGAGGCCGTGTCCAACCAGCTGCTAGAGCTGGCCAAGGAAGTCGAGACCAAGGAGCAGATCGCGGCCACCGCGAGCATCTCCGCGGCGGACACCGAGGTCGGCGAAATCATCGCCGAGGCCATGGACAAGGTCGGCAAAGAGGGAGTCATCACTGTCGAGGAAAGCAACACCTTCGGGCTCGAGCTTGAGCTGACTGAGGGTATGCGCTTCGACAAGGGCTACATCTCGCCGTACTTCGTCACCGACACCGAGCGCATGGAAGCGGTCCTGGAGGACCCATACCTGCTCATCGTCAACTCCAAGATCTCGGCGGTCAAAGACGTGCTGCCGATCCTGGAGAAGGTAATGCAGTCCGGCAAGGCCCTGGTGATCATCGCCGAGGACGTCGAGGGCGAAGCCCTGGCCACCCTGGTCGTGAACAAGATCCGTGGCACGTTCAAGTCAGTGTCCGTGAAGGCGCCTGGGTTCGGCGACCGCCGCAAGGCAATGCTGCAGGACCTAGCCATCCTCACCGGTGGCCAGGTCATCTCCGAGGAAGTGGGCCTGAAGCTGGAGACGATCGACCTGGATCTGCTCGGCCGAGCCCGCAAGGTAGTAGTCACGAAGGACGAGACGACGATTGTCGAGGGTTCCGGAGACGCCGACCAGATCGCCGGCAGGGTCAACCAGATCCGGGCCGAGATCGACAACAGCGACTCCGACTACGACAAGGAGAAGCTGCAGGAGCGTCTGGCCAAGCTGGCTGGCGGAGTCGCGGTCATCAAGGCCGGAGCCGCCACCGAGGTCGAGCTGAAGGAGCGCAAGCACCGCATCGAAGATGCCGTGCGCAACGCCAAGGCCGCTGTTGAGGAAGGAATCGTCGCCGGTGGTGGCGTGTCCCTGATTCAGGCGTCCACGGCGGCGTTCGAGAAGCTGGAACTGTCCGGCGACGAGGAGACCGGAGCCGCGCTAGTCAAGAGCGCTGTCACCGCTCCGTTGAGGCAGATCGCCGTCAACGCCGGGCTCGAAGGCGGCGTCGTGGTCGAGAAGGTCCGGAGCCTTGAACCAGGCTGGGGACTGGACGCGTCCACCGGCGAGTACGTCGACATGATCGCGGCCGGGATCATCGATCCGGCCAAGGTCACCAGGTCAGCGCTGCAGAACGCCGCGTCGATCGCGGGTCTGTTCCTGACTACGGAAGCCGTGGTTGCCGACAAGCCCGAGAAGCAAGCGCCTGCGATGCCGGGAGGCGACGGAGGCATGGGGGGCATGGGAGGCATGGACTTCTAG
- a CDS encoding DUF2516 family protein: protein MFWQAQASVLGLIWLVFLVLKAWAFLDCLRRPSRAFPAIGRQNKGLWVALTGVSVLTGLLFDPVGLVGIAGIVVALIYLFDLRPRMAELTWRR from the coding sequence ATGTTTTGGCAAGCTCAAGCTTCTGTCCTGGGGCTGATCTGGCTCGTGTTCCTGGTGTTGAAGGCCTGGGCTTTCCTTGACTGCCTCCGCCGACCCTCGAGGGCGTTTCCCGCGATCGGTCGGCAGAACAAGGGTCTTTGGGTGGCCCTTACGGGCGTGAGCGTCTTGACCGGGTTGCTATTCGATCCCGTCGGGCTGGTGGGCATCGCAGGCATCGTCGTCGCTTTGATCTACCTTTTCGATCTGCGACCCAGGATGGCCGAGCTGACCTGGCGCCGGTGA
- a CDS encoding aerial mycelium formation protein, whose protein sequence is MSSPKPGDPIPGGRRRIDRILDRSFVMDLPRLTLAELRDRRGQAMDEEADLSYVRRMLQGRIDILTDGLGSGVKGTQELVEGLTQILTGSGPRSSGSARRLTSESGGTGARRRRAERLMTDVGLSDPATMTKAKAEAALLLLRAEERDVSSVRNKVHEVIEALSAELGRRYRSGEAYPTS, encoded by the coding sequence GTGTCAAGTCCGAAACCCGGGGATCCGATCCCTGGCGGTCGAAGGAGAATCGACCGCATCTTGGATCGGAGTTTCGTCATGGATCTGCCCAGGCTCACGCTGGCCGAGTTGCGCGATCGGCGCGGCCAGGCGATGGACGAGGAGGCGGATCTGTCGTACGTACGACGGATGCTCCAGGGACGCATCGACATACTCACCGACGGCTTGGGCTCGGGTGTCAAAGGCACGCAGGAACTTGTGGAGGGGCTCACGCAGATTCTGACTGGGTCCGGGCCAAGAAGCAGTGGGTCCGCGCGACGGCTCACCAGCGAGTCCGGGGGGACGGGAGCGCGCAGGCGGCGCGCGGAACGGCTCATGACTGATGTTGGGCTTTCCGACCCGGCGACAATGACGAAGGCCAAGGCTGAGGCGGCGCTGCTTCTGCTGCGAGCCGAAGAGCGCGACGTATCGTCGGTGCGCAACAAGGTGCATGAAGTCATTGAAGCTTTGTCCGCTGAGCTCGGCAGGCGCTATCGCAGTGGAGAGGCCTACCCAACATCGTGA
- a CDS encoding folate-binding protein, whose amino-acid sequence MNSLDLPDACAQPEGGPDAGVAWHFGDPLSEQRWLVEGTAVVDLSDRGVIRVEGPDRLTWLDDLTTAKVSRLPPGESRVALILSPHGRVEHELHLVDDGDATWLIVEPGTVHALVGYLNSMRFLLSVDVIDASEQFGVLGDLSGERSVAVRPESVVHWTAPAEFAGTGLTESGADRGGSADRYVPNRPGVFPAREWVMPRRSIAAALQAAPHRAGTWAWEAVRVAAAVPRIGMETDARSLPHEVGWIGSAVHLAKGCYRGQEAVARTHNMGRPPRRLVLLHLGSSDELPAHGTVVRVGGSSVGWIATSAIHFELGPISTAVVKRSVPSDAEVEVDGATATQVCVVVA is encoded by the coding sequence ATGAACTCCCTGGACCTGCCAGACGCGTGCGCCCAGCCTGAGGGCGGCCCGGACGCCGGTGTCGCCTGGCACTTCGGCGATCCGCTGAGCGAGCAGCGCTGGCTGGTTGAAGGCACCGCGGTTGTCGATCTGTCCGACCGCGGCGTGATCCGTGTAGAGGGGCCCGACAGACTGACCTGGCTGGACGATCTGACGACGGCGAAGGTGTCGCGGCTTCCTCCCGGTGAGAGCCGAGTGGCCCTGATCCTGTCCCCGCATGGGCGAGTGGAGCACGAACTTCATCTGGTCGATGACGGCGATGCCACTTGGCTGATCGTTGAGCCGGGCACTGTCCATGCCTTGGTTGGCTACCTGAATTCAATGCGGTTCTTGCTCAGCGTCGACGTCATTGACGCATCCGAGCAGTTCGGGGTGCTTGGAGATCTAAGCGGTGAGCGATCGGTGGCGGTTCGTCCTGAGTCCGTGGTCCATTGGACCGCTCCTGCCGAGTTCGCGGGAACAGGCCTGACTGAGTCGGGCGCTGACCGTGGCGGCTCGGCTGACAGATACGTGCCGAATCGGCCCGGCGTCTTCCCGGCCCGCGAGTGGGTGATGCCGCGACGCAGCATCGCGGCCGCACTCCAGGCGGCCCCCCACCGGGCTGGGACGTGGGCGTGGGAGGCGGTTCGAGTCGCTGCTGCGGTCCCGCGCATCGGAATGGAGACCGATGCCCGATCCCTGCCGCACGAGGTCGGATGGATTGGATCGGCCGTGCATCTGGCGAAAGGTTGCTATAGGGGCCAGGAGGCAGTGGCGCGAACTCACAACATGGGTCGGCCTCCCCGGCGGCTTGTGCTGCTGCATTTGGGGTCTAGCGACGAGCTACCTGCGCACGGGACCGTGGTGAGGGTGGGTGGCAGTTCTGTCGGTTGGATCGCGACTTCGGCGATCCACTTCGAGCTGGGTCCGATCTCTACGGCGGTTGTCAAGCGATCTGTCCCGTCGGACGCTGAGGTCGAGGTGGATGGCGCGACGGCCACTCAGGTGTGTGTCGTCGTGGCCTGA
- a CDS encoding Fur family transcriptional regulator yields MGESPQSGSDLAKRLRDRGYRLTAQRQLVMDAVRALSHATPESILARARAVEPNLNLSTVYRVLAVLQEVGLVTHAHIGTGSPAYHWADAPPHIHLVCVDCGTVTSAPIEVGERFSQDVAQAAGFQADVRHAAVYGRCARCAGDPSGIG; encoded by the coding sequence ATGGGCGAATCTCCCCAGAGCGGATCCGACTTGGCCAAGAGGCTGCGGGACCGCGGGTACCGCCTGACCGCGCAGCGGCAGCTTGTGATGGATGCGGTCCGGGCACTGTCGCACGCGACTCCCGAATCGATCCTGGCCAGGGCGCGCGCTGTCGAACCGAACTTGAACCTGTCGACGGTTTACCGCGTGCTCGCGGTCCTGCAGGAAGTTGGCCTAGTGACGCATGCGCACATCGGCACTGGGTCGCCCGCCTATCACTGGGCCGACGCGCCCCCGCACATCCATCTGGTCTGCGTTGACTGCGGAACGGTGACGAGTGCCCCGATCGAGGTCGGGGAGCGGTTCTCGCAGGACGTTGCCCAGGCGGCTGGGTTCCAGGCGGATGTGAGACACGCCGCCGTCTACGGACGTTGCGCACGATGCGCCGGTGACCCGTCTGGGATTGGCTGA